Proteins co-encoded in one Setaria viridis chromosome 9, Setaria_viridis_v4.0, whole genome shotgun sequence genomic window:
- the LOC117840207 gene encoding bidirectional sugar transporter SWEET12 codes for MITVGHPLVFAVGILGNILSFLVTLAPVPTFYRVYKKKSTESFQSVPYVVALLSAMLWLYYALLSMDVLLLSINAIACVVESVYLAIYLVYAPRNAMVFTAKLLCIMNMGLFGAMVAFLQFFVEGRRRVSIAGGVGAAFALAVFVAPLAIIRQVIRTKSVEFMPVWLSFFLTISAVVWFFYGLLMKDFFVAMPNVLGLLFGLAQMALYFVYRNPKKNGAVSEMQQVVAQAADAAEKEQQQQAHVAAATLDADGEEAVRADDGAKDDVVVDIMPPLPPLPAERAPPLPPPPAMIIPQPRAVEVV; via the exons ATGATTACCGTTGGGCACCCGTTGGTCTTTGCTGTGGGGATCCTAG GCAACATCTTGTCGTTCCTGGTCACCCTTGCACCAGT GCCGACGTTTTACCGCGTGTACAAGAAGAAGTCGACGGAGTCGTTCCAGTCGGTGCCGTACGTGGTGGCGCTGCTGAGCGCAATGCTGTGGCTCTACTACGCGCTGCTGAGCATGgacgtcctcctcctctccatcaACGCCATCGCCTGCGTCGTCGAGTCTGTCTACCTCGCCATCTACCTCGTCTACGCGCCCAGGAACGCAATG GTTTTCACCGCGAAGCTTCTGTGCATCATGAACATGGGGCTCTTCGGGGCCATGGTCGCCTTCCTGCAGTTCTTTGtcgagggccgccgccgcgtctccatcgccggcggcgtcggcgccgccttCGCACTCGCCGTCTTCGTCGCTCCTCTCGCCATCATC CGGCAGGTGATCCGGACCAAGAGCGTGGAGTTCATGCCCGTCTGGCTCTCCTTCTTCCTGACCATCAGCGCCGTCGTCTGGTTCTTTTACGGCCTCCTCATGAAAGATTTCTTCGTCGCG ATGCCCAACGTGCTGGGCCTGCTGTTCGGCCTGGCCCAGATGGCGCTCTACTTCGTGTACCGCAACCCCAAGAAGAACGGCGCCGTGTCGGAGATGCAGCAGGTCGTCGCGcaggccgccgacgccgccgagaaggagcagcagcaacaggcCCACGTCGCGGCGGCCACCCTCGACGccgacggggaggaggcggtgcgcgccgacgacggcgccaaggacgacgtcgtcgtcgacaTCATGCCACCACTGCCGCCGCTACCAGCGGagagggcgccgccgctgccgccgccgccggcgatgatCATCCCGCAGCCGAGGGCCGTGGAGGTGGTCTGA